A single genomic interval of Myxosarcina sp. GI1 harbors:
- the rppA gene encoding two-component system response regulator RppA, with protein sequence MKILLVEDDREQLEPMQAVLSELGYLVDGIEDGETARWLISQKDYDLLILDWMLPKISGLELCRQYRDAGKNAPVLMLTAKDTITDKVMGLDAGADDYLVKPANITELLARVRALSRRSPLWQGDTLAVADLQLDMNTLTAKRHTDTVELSAREFQLLEYFLRHPQQVLTRNQIEEYLWEWGEEPESNAVTAAVRRLRQRLKLVEAADWIETVYGMGYRLTPPQLKQ encoded by the coding sequence ATGAAAATTCTCTTGGTAGAAGACGATCGCGAACAACTAGAGCCGATGCAGGCGGTTTTATCAGAACTTGGTTATCTGGTAGATGGTATCGAAGATGGAGAAACTGCTCGATGGTTAATCTCTCAAAAAGATTATGACTTACTGATTTTAGATTGGATGCTCCCCAAAATTAGCGGTTTAGAACTTTGTCGCCAGTATCGAGATGCAGGGAAAAATGCACCAGTATTAATGTTAACCGCTAAAGATACTATAACCGATAAAGTTATGGGTTTAGATGCGGGTGCTGACGATTATTTAGTCAAGCCTGCTAACATTACCGAATTATTGGCAAGAGTTAGAGCTTTATCCAGGCGATCGCCCTTATGGCAGGGAGATACTTTAGCAGTTGCCGATCTCCAGCTAGATATGAATACCCTAACCGCCAAACGCCATACAGATACAGTAGAACTATCCGCCCGCGAATTTCAGTTACTAGAGTATTTTTTACGCCACCCTCAACAAGTTTTGACCCGCAACCAAATTGAAGAATATCTGTGGGAATGGGGAGAAGAACCAGAAAGCAATGCCGTTACCGCAGCCGTGCGTCGCCTCAGACAGCGTTTGAAATTAGTAGAGGCAGCAGATTGGATTGAAACCGTGTACGGTATGGGTTATCGTCTCACTCCTCCCCAACTAAAGCAGTAA
- a CDS encoding NAD(P)/FAD-dependent oxidoreductase: protein MSESRICIIGGGFGGLYTALRLSELPWESTLKPEITLIDKSDRFLFSPLLYELITEEMQTWEIAPPFAEILENTGIIFQQGSVTDIDVESKQVKLDKDREIDYDKLVISTGSKTPTEIAPGASKYAIPFRSIDDAYRLKEKLRLLEELDPEKIRVVIVGGGYSGVELACKLSDRLGAKGRIRIVDRGDKILKDSPEFNREAAIKALEQRQVWLDLETEVSKVELDTISLTYKGQTDTIPADIVMWTVGDCVVELIQNLPLEKTQRGLLKIEPTLKVVGRDDIFALGDIAECYDADGKLLPATAQVAFQQSDYCAWNLWASTTNRPLLDFQYQNLGEMMTLGMDNATLSGLGLNLDGSVAYIARRLVYLSRLPTLKHQLTVGLSWITQPLVELLSTANRSS from the coding sequence ATGAGTGAATCGCGTATCTGTATCATTGGTGGTGGCTTTGGTGGTTTATATACTGCCCTGCGCCTTAGTGAGTTACCCTGGGAATCGACACTAAAACCAGAAATAACTCTAATTGATAAGAGCGATCGCTTTCTCTTTTCTCCTCTACTTTACGAGTTGATTACCGAAGAAATGCAAACCTGGGAGATTGCTCCCCCATTCGCTGAAATTTTAGAAAACACGGGAATTATTTTTCAGCAAGGTTCTGTTACCGATATCGATGTAGAAAGCAAACAGGTAAAACTAGATAAAGATAGAGAAATTGATTATGATAAATTGGTTATTTCTACAGGCAGTAAAACCCCAACCGAGATAGCTCCTGGAGCCTCAAAGTATGCTATTCCTTTCCGCAGTATCGATGATGCCTATCGCCTTAAAGAGAAATTAAGACTATTAGAAGAACTCGACCCCGAAAAGATTCGCGTAGTTATTGTCGGTGGTGGCTATAGTGGAGTAGAACTAGCCTGTAAATTGAGCGATCGCCTGGGAGCCAAAGGCAGAATTAGAATTGTCGATCGCGGCGACAAAATTCTCAAAGATAGTCCTGAATTCAATCGTGAAGCCGCAATTAAGGCATTAGAACAGCGGCAAGTTTGGCTAGATCTAGAAACCGAAGTTAGCAAAGTTGAGTTAGATACTATTTCTCTAACCTATAAAGGACAGACCGATACAATTCCTGCCGATATCGTTATGTGGACTGTAGGCGACTGTGTCGTAGAGCTAATTCAAAACTTACCTCTAGAAAAAACTCAGCGTGGCTTATTAAAAATCGAACCAACTCTTAAAGTAGTCGGTCGAGATGATATTTTTGCCCTTGGTGATATTGCCGAATGTTACGATGCTGACGGTAAGCTTTTACCCGCAACGGCACAAGTAGCTTTTCAACAGTCGGACTATTGTGCCTGGAATCTTTGGGCATCGACGACCAACCGTCCTTTACTCGATTTCCAATATCAAAATCTGGGAGAAATGATGACCTTGGGCATGGATAATGCTACCTTGAGCGGTTTGGGACTCAATCTCGATGGCTCTGTAGCATATATTGCCCGCCGTTTAGTCTATCTTTCCCGTCTGCCTACCCTCAAACATCAGCTAACGGTAGGCTTGAGTTGGATTACTCAACCTTTAGTAGAATTGCTTTCTACAGCCAATCGCTCTAGCTAG
- a CDS encoding cell wall metabolism sensor histidine kinase WalK codes for MFNRSRRNLARWFTFSMGSILIVFAGVLYYVQSIDELEKLDRLVYRKTRVMATNVQYDLKSDTANLENVPLLGSNTRLLNTELVYARWYDSQKQLGQFFGSPGSDRLMVSSDLQTIKNGTLWIRQITLPVYQQQQLIGYLQVGTPLTSTQENLAELRLVLTITVPISLGIIGVTGWVLAVIAMQPIRLAYSQLQRFTADASHELRAPLAAILSNAQVGLITPVKDGSQQLFRLEKITKLVESISSLVSNLLFLARHEGQFATESLQKLDLNNLLQKIANDYQILAKERGLNLTCTLPSQPIQILAEPTLLTQAITNLLTNACKYTPTGGKVELSLKEKFRQAIIEIEDSGIGIPEADLPHIFERFYRVDSERSRNTGGFGLGLAIAKQIVEAHGGKISVSSQVATKTIFTIKLPL; via the coding sequence ATGTTTAATCGTAGCCGTCGCAATTTAGCTCGTTGGTTTACTTTCTCAATGGGCAGTATTTTGATAGTTTTTGCAGGGGTGCTTTACTATGTACAATCTATAGACGAGCTTGAAAAACTCGATCGCCTTGTGTATCGCAAGACGAGAGTGATGGCAACCAACGTTCAATACGATCTAAAATCTGACACTGCCAACCTAGAAAATGTGCCGTTGCTGGGAAGTAATACCCGACTACTAAACACCGAGTTGGTATACGCCCGTTGGTATGATTCTCAAAAGCAACTGGGTCAATTTTTTGGTAGCCCTGGCAGCGATCGCTTAATGGTTAGTTCCGATCTACAAACGATTAAAAATGGTACGCTTTGGATTCGCCAAATCACTCTACCCGTTTACCAGCAACAGCAGCTTATTGGCTATCTTCAAGTTGGCACTCCTTTAACTTCCACTCAAGAAAACCTAGCTGAGTTACGCTTAGTTTTAACTATAACAGTGCCTATTTCTTTGGGCATAATCGGCGTAACTGGTTGGGTACTGGCAGTAATCGCCATGCAACCAATTCGTCTGGCATACAGCCAGCTTCAGCGTTTTACCGCCGATGCTTCTCACGAATTACGCGCCCCTCTAGCAGCAATTCTGTCTAACGCTCAAGTAGGACTGATTACTCCTGTTAAAGATGGTTCGCAGCAGCTTTTTCGGTTAGAAAAAATCACCAAGCTGGTAGAGTCCATTAGCAGTTTAGTAAGTAATTTACTATTTCTAGCTCGTCATGAAGGACAATTTGCTACTGAGTCTTTACAAAAACTCGATCTGAATAATTTACTCCAAAAAATCGCCAATGACTATCAGATTTTAGCTAAAGAACGAGGCTTGAATTTGACCTGCACTCTACCTTCCCAACCCATTCAAATATTGGCAGAACCTACCTTATTGACTCAGGCAATAACTAATTTACTAACCAATGCCTGTAAATATACTCCCACTGGAGGCAAAGTAGAGTTAAGCTTGAAGGAAAAATTCCGTCAGGCGATAATCGAGATCGAAGATAGCGGAATTGGTATCCCCGAAGCAGATTTACCTCACATTTTCGAGCGATTTTATCGGGTAGATAGCGAGCGATCGCGCAACACTGGTGGTTTTGGTTTGGGGTTGGCGATCGCCAAACAAATTGTCGAAGCTCATGGTGGTAAAATTTCCGTCTCTTCACAAGTGGCAACAAAAACTATTTTTACAATTAAGTTACCTTTGTAA
- a CDS encoding PAS domain-containing sensor histidine kinase encodes MYSSDFEEKIKELQMQLAKLQDNQNQSELKTKTNEEIKIALSTALEELHVAVEELQEQNTELLFSRQELEHEQQKYQNLFELAPDGYIATDKNGVIQNANQATEKLLGVRSDRLINKPLVIFVEESSRQAFYSMLDNLNRKDKIDDFEIKLLPRHSKPFYSSISLAIEWDYAGKIERLLWSIRDISERLKSERKIHQQAKLLEVTTDAIIVVDLEDKVIFCNSSAEQLYGWQPAEILGQDLKELWGKKLLPQLEIAKDSLLETGEWQGELEKLSTSERELTIESRWTLVRDSQSKPQKIMIVDTDITEKKQLQKQLYRAQRLESVGTMASGIAHDLNNILNPILGSAQLLPATLVKPSKMSLELIEIIEKSAKRGAEIVTQVLAFSRAEVKQLMPLQTAEVICEIEQMIKETFPKTIDIEVNLPDCLKLVNGDSTLIHQAVLNLCINARDAMSNGGSLTLSAENRFVDQSYARQHLDAHVGEYVAITVADTGVGIPSNIIECIFDPFFTTKEIGQGTGLGLFTVMGIVKQHNGFVDVASDFGQGTQFQIFLPVIETENISTVEETSPASEGNKQLILVVDDEEDNLQMSEVLLELNGYKVITAKNGEEAIATYERHHAEIELVLMDMMMPRMDGFTAIEHLAKISPQVKVICLSGLANEYSSNSNPHIKNFIAKPITVENLLLAIEQVLQA; translated from the coding sequence ATGTATAGTTCTGATTTTGAAGAAAAAATCAAAGAGTTGCAAATGCAGTTAGCCAAATTGCAAGACAATCAGAATCAATCTGAATTAAAAACAAAAACTAATGAAGAGATAAAAATTGCTTTATCAACCGCTTTAGAAGAACTGCATGTAGCGGTAGAAGAACTGCAAGAACAAAATACAGAATTACTTTTTTCCCGTCAAGAACTAGAACACGAACAGCAAAAATATCAAAATTTATTCGAGCTAGCTCCAGATGGATATATTGCTACTGATAAAAATGGCGTAATTCAAAATGCCAACCAGGCTACAGAAAAGTTGCTAGGAGTACGTAGCGATCGCTTGATAAACAAACCGTTAGTTATCTTCGTAGAAGAATCATCACGTCAAGCTTTTTACTCGATGTTAGATAATTTGAATAGAAAAGACAAGATCGACGACTTTGAAATCAAATTATTGCCCCGACACTCAAAACCATTTTATAGCTCGATTTCTCTGGCAATCGAGTGGGACTATGCGGGTAAAATTGAAAGACTGTTGTGGTCGATCCGAGATATTAGCGAGCGACTTAAATCCGAGCGAAAGATACACCAACAAGCAAAACTTTTAGAAGTAACTACCGATGCAATTATAGTTGTTGACTTAGAAGATAAAGTAATTTTTTGTAACAGTAGTGCCGAACAGTTGTATGGTTGGCAACCAGCAGAAATTTTAGGACAAGACTTAAAGGAGCTTTGGGGCAAAAAACTACTGCCGCAATTAGAAATAGCCAAAGACAGTTTATTAGAAACAGGTGAGTGGCAGGGAGAGCTAGAAAAACTCTCTACAAGCGAACGAGAACTGACAATTGAAAGTCGTTGGACTTTAGTGAGAGATAGCCAGAGTAAACCCCAAAAGATAATGATAGTCGATACCGACATCACCGAAAAAAAGCAACTCCAAAAGCAGCTATATCGCGCTCAAAGACTGGAAAGTGTTGGCACTATGGCTAGCGGCATCGCGCACGATCTCAATAATATTCTCAACCCTATTCTCGGTTCGGCTCAGTTGTTGCCCGCTACGTTGGTCAAGCCTAGCAAGATGAGTTTGGAGTTAATAGAAATTATTGAAAAAAGTGCCAAACGCGGCGCAGAGATAGTTACGCAGGTCTTAGCTTTTTCTCGTGCGGAAGTCAAGCAGCTAATGCCCCTACAAACTGCCGAGGTTATTTGCGAAATCGAGCAGATGATAAAGGAAACTTTTCCTAAAACGATTGACATCGAAGTCAATCTTCCCGATTGCCTTAAGCTAGTTAATGGCGATTCGACGCTGATTCATCAAGCAGTGCTAAATCTCTGTATAAATGCTCGCGATGCTATGTCTAATGGCGGCAGCCTTACTTTGAGCGCGGAAAATCGTTTCGTAGACCAAAGCTACGCCCGACAGCATTTAGATGCCCATGTTGGAGAATATGTAGCTATAACCGTCGCCGATACTGGAGTGGGCATTCCATCCAACATCATCGAGTGTATTTTCGATCCGTTTTTTACTACTAAAGAAATCGGACAGGGTACGGGGTTGGGACTGTTTACCGTCATGGGAATTGTCAAACAACATAATGGTTTTGTCGATGTAGCCAGTGACTTCGGACAGGGAACTCAGTTTCAGATTTTTCTACCAGTTATAGAAACAGAAAATATATCTACAGTAGAAGAAACATCTCCAGCAAGCGAAGGCAATAAACAACTAATTTTGGTAGTAGACGATGAGGAAGATAACCTCCAGATGTCTGAGGTTCTGTTAGAGCTTAATGGCTATAAAGTAATAACAGCTAAAAACGGAGAAGAAGCGATCGCTACATACGAACGGCATCATGCTGAGATCGAACTAGTTTTGATGGATATGATGATGCCCAGAATGGATGGGTTTACTGCGATCGAGCATTTAGCAAAGATCTCTCCTCAAGTAAAAGTAATCTGTCTGAGTGGACTAGCCAACGAATATTCATCCAACAGTAATCCTCACATCAAAAATTTTATTGCCAAACCAATTACCGTCGAAAATTTGCTATTGGCGATCGAGCAAGTTCTTCAAGCTTAA
- a CDS encoding CHAD domain-containing protein, translated as MPYKLKEGESISTEIKRIISEQIDKATEELTVKIKDDRDEAIHDARKRFKKIRAVIRLVRDDLDKKTYKKENACFRDAGRRLSGVRDAEVLSETLESLEKHFQEYVNPEAFGDLEQILTEHYKLMSDRVFEQQDAVSEVVTDIKEAKERINNWSLDNDWSVLGAGLKRIYQHGYQDARGIFNNQPTVENLHEWRKQVKYLWYHLKILHPVWSDLLEQWVKQSHQLADYLGDDHDLAVLGEFIDDRQEELASNTEIAILSSLIDRRREQLQLSAQWLGQKIYVEKPKAFVGRLGDYWHIWQRETAISSRL; from the coding sequence ATGCCATACAAACTCAAGGAAGGAGAATCAATCTCTACAGAAATCAAAAGAATTATCAGCGAACAGATTGACAAAGCAACCGAAGAATTAACGGTTAAGATAAAAGACGATCGCGATGAAGCAATCCACGATGCTCGCAAACGGTTTAAAAAAATACGAGCGGTAATTCGTTTGGTTCGCGATGATTTGGACAAAAAAACCTATAAGAAAGAAAACGCCTGTTTTCGAGATGCGGGAAGGCGTTTATCTGGCGTGCGAGATGCAGAGGTACTATCGGAAACTCTAGAAAGTTTGGAAAAACATTTTCAAGAGTACGTCAATCCGGAAGCATTTGGCGATTTAGAGCAAATATTAACAGAACACTACAAGTTAATGAGCGATCGCGTTTTCGAGCAGCAAGATGCGGTTAGCGAAGTAGTAACAGATATTAAAGAGGCTAAAGAACGGATTAACAACTGGTCTTTAGATAATGATTGGTCGGTATTGGGAGCGGGTTTAAAACGTATTTACCAACATGGTTATCAAGACGCTCGCGGCATTTTTAATAACCAGCCAACGGTAGAAAATTTACACGAATGGCGCAAACAGGTTAAGTATCTTTGGTATCACCTTAAAATTTTGCACCCTGTCTGGTCGGATCTACTAGAACAGTGGGTAAAACAAAGCCACCAGCTAGCAGATTACCTGGGTGACGACCACGATTTAGCCGTACTCGGTGAGTTTATCGACGATCGACAGGAAGAGTTAGCCAGCAATACCGAAATTGCGATTTTAAGTTCTTTAATCGATCGCCGTCGCGAACAACTACAGCTATCGGCTCAATGGTTGGGACAAAAAATCTACGTAGAAAAACCCAAGGCGTTTGTCGGTCGCCTCGGTGATTACTGGCACATTTGGCAAAGAGAAACCGCAATTTCCAGCAGACTATAG
- a CDS encoding ferric reductase-like transmembrane domain-containing protein, translated as MKRLLMTSPVAVAVFWIGIYLVITLLPLLVLLFYAPAESRGFWIEFSVALGFIGLAMMALQFALTARINRVEASYGVDIILQFHRYTSIVAFGLILIHPLILFITAPETRQLLNLLEAPWRARYAVASTTALILLVITSIWRKPLKIPYEPWRILHGILAVAIVAFGLAHALGVSYYLSLFWKSVLWSAIALLALWLLIYVRIIKPWFMVKKPYLVEEVIPQRGNVWTLALRSHGHPGMQFEPGQFAWITLGISPYGMREHPFSMSSSAVSPDRLEFSIKALGDFTKRIKDITPGTKAYLDGPYGVFTTSLYWDSAGFILIAGGIGITPLMSMLLTAAERHDDRPFLLIYSSKTRSQITFYEELEELKTQLDLKIVHVLRKPPEDWQGETGYVDRELLEKYLPPHRGSRHYFICAAPVMMDAVEAALYELEVPVTHVHMEHFNLV; from the coding sequence ATGAAACGTCTGTTAATGACCAGTCCCGTAGCGGTAGCAGTTTTTTGGATTGGTATTTATCTTGTTATTACTCTTTTACCGTTATTAGTACTACTATTTTATGCCCCAGCAGAAAGTAGGGGATTTTGGATCGAATTCTCGGTAGCTTTGGGTTTTATCGGGCTGGCGATGATGGCACTTCAGTTTGCGCTAACAGCCAGGATTAATCGGGTTGAAGCTTCTTATGGCGTAGATATTATCCTTCAGTTTCATCGCTATACGTCCATCGTTGCCTTTGGTTTAATCCTGATTCATCCTTTGATTTTATTCATCACCGCGCCCGAAACCAGGCAGCTATTAAATCTTCTGGAAGCCCCCTGGCGAGCTAGATATGCCGTAGCATCGACGACTGCGCTGATTTTGCTGGTAATTACTTCCATCTGGCGCAAGCCTCTGAAAATTCCCTACGAACCCTGGCGCATTCTCCACGGGATTTTAGCAGTAGCGATCGTTGCTTTTGGTTTGGCTCATGCTTTGGGGGTGAGTTACTACCTGAGCCTGTTTTGGAAAAGCGTCCTTTGGAGCGCGATCGCCTTATTAGCCCTGTGGCTGCTGATTTACGTTCGGATAATCAAACCCTGGTTTATGGTGAAAAAACCCTATTTAGTGGAAGAAGTAATTCCCCAACGGGGTAACGTCTGGACGCTGGCATTGCGATCGCACGGACACCCAGGGATGCAGTTTGAACCAGGACAATTTGCCTGGATTACCCTGGGTATTTCTCCCTACGGGATGCGGGAACATCCTTTTTCCATGTCTTCTAGTGCAGTATCTCCCGACCGTTTAGAATTTAGCATCAAAGCTTTAGGAGATTTTACCAAGAGAATTAAAGATATTACACCAGGGACTAAAGCCTATCTCGATGGACCTTATGGCGTGTTTACCACCAGTCTCTATTGGGACTCGGCAGGATTTATTTTAATTGCTGGGGGGATTGGTATTACGCCGTTGATGAGTATGTTACTCACTGCTGCCGAACGTCATGACGACCGACCTTTTTTATTAATCTATAGCAGTAAAACGCGATCGCAAATAACTTTCTACGAAGAATTAGAGGAACTCAAAACTCAACTTGACTTAAAGATCGTTCACGTTCTGAGGAAACCCCCCGAAGACTGGCAGGGAGAAACGGGCTACGTCGATCGCGAATTATTAGAAAAATACCTACCCCCACATCGAGGTAGCCGTCACTACTTTATCTGTGCTGCTCCCGTAATGATGGATGCGGTAGAAGCTGCTTTATACGAGTTAGAAGTCCCCGTCACTCACGTCCACATGGAACATTTCAATTTGGTTTAA
- the chrA gene encoding chromate efflux transporter has translation MRELALLFLKLGVSAFGGPQAHIAAINDEAVIRRNWLSAEQFSEAIAVCEMLPGPASTQVAIYTGYLRGGQWGALVAGICFIFPAFLIVLVLSWMYFRFQGLPQTSALFFGISPVVTAIILGFCWKLGRRIINNRTSVAIAIGVLVITLFTNVNVLIQFIVAGFLGVYFLGNNKPNARISGSDNKLILPILPAIVAEISPTSLTLSSFWGIERISEFFLPLSWFFFKVGSFIFGGGLVIIPLLEFQVVEQLHWLTKTEFINGVAIGQLSPGPVVLTAAFVGYKVAGVMGSIVSTIAIFTPSFLFIMLAAPLLQKLRQNPQVRNFLKGVTPAVLGAIAAAAIPLAQTALIQERLSYSIIATVIFILALIALIYYRVATWRLILAGALLGLLVRFV, from the coding sequence ATGAGAGAACTAGCCTTACTATTTTTGAAATTGGGAGTGTCTGCTTTTGGCGGTCCCCAAGCTCACATTGCAGCCATTAATGATGAAGCAGTCATTAGACGTAACTGGCTAAGTGCCGAACAATTTAGCGAAGCAATAGCCGTCTGCGAAATGTTACCAGGACCTGCCTCAACTCAAGTAGCAATTTATACGGGCTATTTACGGGGCGGTCAGTGGGGGGCATTAGTAGCGGGAATTTGCTTTATTTTTCCCGCTTTTTTAATCGTGCTGGTTTTATCTTGGATGTATTTTCGGTTTCAAGGACTACCACAAACATCGGCACTATTTTTTGGCATTTCTCCAGTAGTGACGGCAATTATTTTGGGTTTTTGCTGGAAGTTAGGTCGCAGAATTATTAATAACCGAACTAGCGTCGCGATCGCGATAGGTGTTTTGGTAATTACTTTGTTTACTAACGTCAATGTTCTAATTCAGTTTATAGTTGCTGGATTTTTGGGAGTGTATTTTTTAGGGAACAACAAGCCAAATGCTCGTATTTCTGGGTCTGACAATAAATTAATTTTGCCGATTTTACCAGCGATCGTAGCTGAGATATCTCCTACATCTTTGACCCTCTCTAGCTTTTGGGGAATTGAAAGAATCAGCGAATTTTTTTTGCCTCTAAGCTGGTTTTTTTTCAAAGTCGGCAGCTTCATTTTTGGCGGTGGATTGGTAATAATTCCCCTATTAGAATTTCAAGTAGTAGAGCAACTGCACTGGTTGACTAAAACCGAATTTATTAACGGAGTAGCCATAGGGCAATTGAGTCCGGGTCCTGTAGTCCTGACGGCTGCCTTTGTCGGATATAAAGTCGCGGGAGTTATGGGATCGATTGTATCGACGATCGCCATTTTTACTCCTTCTTTTTTGTTTATTATGTTAGCTGCACCGCTACTACAAAAGTTAAGGCAAAATCCTCAAGTCAGAAACTTTTTAAAGGGAGTAACTCCAGCAGTATTGGGAGCGATCGCCGCAGCAGCAATTCCTTTGGCGCAAACAGCTTTAATCCAGGAAAGATTATCTTACTCTATTATTGCGACTGTAATTTTTATTTTGGCGTTGATTGCATTGATTTATTATCGTGTTGCTACTTGGCGGTTAATTCTTGCTGGTGCCTTATTGGGATTGTTAGTACGGTTTGTCTAA
- a CDS encoding pentapeptide repeat-containing protein → MNNSDLSEANLTGASWEEVDLTQVNLRQTNLTDATIEDANLAEAEFDRTIMPDGTIRNSQ, encoded by the coding sequence ATCAATAATAGCGACCTCAGTGAAGCTAATTTAACAGGAGCGAGTTGGGAGGAGGTAGATTTAACGCAAGTTAATTTAAGGCAAACTAACTTAACCGACGCAACTATAGAGGACGCAAATTTAGCCGAAGCAGAATTCGACAGAACAATTATGCCAGATGGCACAATTCGTAATTCGCAATAA
- a CDS encoding CheR family methyltransferase, whose protein sequence is MNEESDRVFEEILEYLRQARGFDFTGYKRSSLKRRVVKQMNSRNIDSFEAYLDYLQVHQEEFLPLFNTILINVTSFFRDADAWNFLRQQALSRIIADKSEPSPIRVWCAGCASGEEAYSLAIILADILGLERFRQQVKIYATDVDEDALAQARTASYSAEKLEPIETEIRERFFEPLGERYIFRSDLRRAVIFGRHDLVQDAPISRLDLLVCRNTLMYFNAETQAKILSRFHFALNDSGLLFLGKAEMLLTHANLFSPINLQYRIFRRVKTGKRRDRSILIPNSFANNANDLSRYVQLRELALNSVATAFIVIDINGNLSLANTTARSMFGLNFIDIGRPLQDLEISYRPLELRSHLDKVYQERQKVTVNDVVRQLPNDDFQYLDVEFCLLQNESGEILGTSVTFADTTRYHQLQEELQQANQELETANEELQSSNEELETTNEELQSTNEELETTNEELQSTNEELETTNEELQSTNEELETMNEELQSTNEELQTINDELRLRTTELNQTNAFLGSILGSLQAGVVVVDRQFNILSWNDEAENLWGLRADEVRNKSVLGLDIGLPVAQLREPILDCLNEDKKSEDITLQAINRRGKSFQCRISFNLLIGFQQERQGVILMMEVIETNN, encoded by the coding sequence ATGAACGAAGAATCAGATCGAGTTTTTGAAGAAATTCTAGAATATCTCAGACAAGCGCGGGGTTTTGACTTTACGGGTTATAAACGCTCTAGCCTCAAGCGTCGGGTAGTCAAACAGATGAACTCGCGAAATATCGATAGTTTTGAAGCTTACCTAGACTATCTACAGGTTCATCAGGAAGAGTTTCTGCCTTTATTCAACACCATTTTAATTAACGTTACTTCCTTTTTTCGCGATGCCGATGCCTGGAACTTTTTGCGGCAGCAGGCTCTGTCTCGGATAATTGCGGATAAATCGGAGCCATCGCCGATCCGAGTATGGTGTGCGGGTTGTGCTTCTGGTGAAGAAGCCTATAGCCTGGCGATAATTTTGGCAGATATTTTAGGATTGGAAAGATTTCGCCAGCAGGTTAAAATTTACGCTACCGATGTAGATGAAGATGCTCTGGCTCAGGCGCGTACCGCTAGCTACAGCGCAGAAAAGCTCGAACCAATCGAAACAGAAATACGCGAGCGATTTTTCGAGCCATTAGGAGAAAGATATATTTTTCGTTCCGACTTGCGCCGCGCCGTAATTTTTGGTCGTCACGATTTAGTACAAGACGCGCCAATTTCACGTCTGGACTTACTGGTGTGTCGTAACACGCTAATGTATTTTAATGCCGAAACTCAAGCCAAGATTCTCAGCCGTTTTCACTTCGCACTTAACGATTCGGGATTGCTGTTTTTAGGCAAAGCAGAGATGCTGTTAACTCACGCCAATCTTTTTAGTCCTATTAACTTACAATATCGTATTTTTCGTCGGGTCAAAACGGGAAAACGGCGCGATCGTTCGATTTTAATTCCTAATAGTTTCGCTAACAATGCCAACGATTTATCTCGCTACGTTCAACTGCGAGAACTAGCTTTGAACAGTGTTGCTACAGCTTTTATTGTCATAGATATAAACGGAAATTTGAGCTTGGCAAATACCACAGCTCGTTCGATGTTCGGACTCAATTTTATCGATATCGGTCGTCCCTTACAAGATTTAGAAATTTCCTATCGTCCATTAGAATTACGCTCCCATTTAGATAAAGTTTATCAAGAGCGTCAAAAAGTTACTGTTAACGATGTAGTTCGTCAGTTGCCAAATGATGACTTTCAGTATCTAGACGTAGAGTTTTGTCTGCTGCAAAACGAAAGTGGCGAAATTTTAGGAACCAGCGTAACTTTTGCGGATACGACTCGCTATCATCAGCTTCAGGAAGAACTACAGCAAGCCAATCAGGAATTAGAAACAGCAAACGAGGAATTGCAGTCTAGTAACGAAGAACTAGAAACCACCAACGAAGAACTGCAATCGACCAACGAAGAACTAGAAACCACCAACGAAGAACTGCAATCGACCAACGAAGAACTAGAAACCACCAACGAAGAACTGCAATCGACTAATGAAGAATTAGAAACGATGAACGAAGAACTGCAATCGACCAATGAAGAATTGCAGACTATTAACGATGAGCTAAGGCTTCGTACTACTGAATTAAATCAAACTAATGCTTTTTTGGGTTCTATTTTGGGAAGTCTTCAGGCGGGAGTAGTGGTAGTAGACAGACAATTTAACATTCTCAGTTGGAACGATGAAGCCGAAAACCTTTGGGGCTTAAGAGCCGATGAAGTCAGAAATAAATCTGTTTTGGGTCTTGATATTGGTTTGCCAGTAGCACAACTGCGAGAACCAATCCTTGACTGTTTGAATGAAGATAAAAAAAGCGAAGACATAACTTTACAGGCAATTAATCGCCGTGGCAAGTCGTTTCAATGTCGTATTAGCTTTAATCTTTTGATTGGCTTTCAACAAGAGCGTCAGGGAGTCATTCTAATGATGGAAGTAATAGAAACTAATAATTGA